Proteins encoded by one window of Spirochaetota bacterium:
- the rplW gene encoding 50S ribosomal protein L23, with protein MEQNKFTAILTPMLTEKSNQLKEGKNDKRQYTFRVRQDANKTEIMKAISTLYNVKPTSCSIINVKPRKKNRRMSAGGYTQLWKKAIISLGKGEKIEALK; from the coding sequence ATGGAACAGAATAAATTCACCGCAATACTCACGCCCATGCTGACCGAGAAAAGCAATCAGCTCAAGGAAGGCAAGAACGACAAGCGACAGTATACGTTCCGTGTGCGCCAGGATGCGAACAAGACGGAGATAATGAAGGCGATAAGCACTCTGTATAATGTAAAGCCGACCTCCTGCAGCATCATCAATGTGAAGCCGCGTAAGAAGAACCGCCGCATGAGCGCGGGCGGGTATACGCAGCTGTGGAAGAAGGCTATCATCTCGCTCGGTAAGGGCGAAAAAATCGAAGCGTTGAAATAA
- the rplC gene encoding 50S ribosomal protein L3 yields the protein MIGLIGKKLGMTTIFVEDGTAVPATVLEMGPCLVTQIKDVTTDGYKALQVGYGDVKEKHLKKPEIGHFKKRNVKPQRFLKEFRLEDVSQYTVGQELTVGLFNKGDFVDVTAVTKGKGFQGVIRRHGMRGGPGSHGSNFHRHVGSIGQRSYPGRVFKNKALPGHMGSTVVTIQNLKVMEIRTEDNLIIVRGAVPGARNSIVKLTSSVKQKKATA from the coding sequence ATGATAGGCTTGATAGGAAAAAAATTGGGCATGACGACCATTTTCGTTGAAGATGGTACGGCCGTACCGGCAACCGTGCTGGAAATGGGACCGTGTCTTGTCACCCAGATAAAGGACGTCACCACCGACGGCTACAAAGCGTTGCAGGTCGGCTACGGTGATGTCAAAGAGAAACATCTGAAGAAGCCGGAGATCGGCCACTTCAAGAAGCGCAATGTGAAACCCCAGCGATTCCTCAAGGAATTCCGCCTTGAGGATGTAAGCCAGTACACCGTCGGGCAGGAATTGACGGTCGGCCTTTTCAATAAAGGCGATTTTGTCGATGTGACCGCCGTTACCAAGGGTAAGGGTTTTCAGGGCGTCATTCGGCGCCACGGCATGCGCGGCGGACCGGGCAGCCATGGATCGAATTTCCACCGGCATGTCGGTTCTATCGGGCAGCGTTCCTATCCGGGTCGCGTGTTCAAGAACAAGGCACTGCCCGGCCATATGGGAAGTACCGTGGTAACGATACAGAACCTCAAGGTCATGGAGATACGTACGGAAGACAATCTGATAATAGTCCGCGGGGCCGTGCCGGGTGCGCGGAATTCGATAGTAAAGCTCACCTCATCGGTGAAGCAGAAGAAAGCGACGGCGTGA
- the rpsL gene encoding 30S ribosomal protein S12 produces MPTINQLIKHGRKAMRNRTKSPALESCPQKQGVCTRVTTMTPKKPNSALRKIARVRLSNGIEVTAYIPGINHSLQEHHRVLIRGGRVKDLPGVRYHIIRGTREATGVENRKQARSKYGAKRPKA; encoded by the coding sequence ATGCCCACAATCAACCAGTTGATCAAGCACGGCCGAAAGGCAATGCGCAACCGGACGAAGTCGCCCGCGCTCGAATCGTGCCCGCAGAAGCAGGGCGTGTGTACCCGCGTAACGACGATGACGCCGAAGAAGCCCAACTCCGCTCTGCGTAAGATCGCACGGGTGAGGCTCTCCAACGGCATCGAAGTGACCGCGTATATCCCCGGCATCAATCATTCGCTGCAGGAACACCATCGGGTGCTCATACGCGGCGGACGGGTAAAAGACCTTCCGGGTGTTCGCTATCATATCATACGCGGCACGCGCGAAGCGACCGGCGTTGAGAACCGCAAACAGGCTCGAAGCAAATACGGCGCAAAACGGCCGAAGGCGTAA
- the rpsS gene encoding 30S ribosomal protein S19 — translation MSRSIKKGPFVDKNLFKKVQLAVQGGNKHAIKTYSRASTIIPEMVGMTINVHNGKTFIPVYVQENMIGHKLGEFAPTRMFRVHGGVSKAETEKAG, via the coding sequence GTGTCACGCTCGATCAAAAAAGGGCCGTTCGTCGACAAGAACCTGTTCAAGAAGGTTCAGTTGGCCGTACAGGGCGGCAACAAACATGCCATTAAGACGTACTCGCGTGCGTCGACCATTATCCCGGAAATGGTGGGAATGACCATCAATGTGCACAACGGCAAGACGTTCATCCCGGTCTATGTCCAGGAAAATATGATCGGCCACAAACTCGGTGAATTCGCACCGACACGGATGTTCCGTGTGCACGGCGGCGTATCGAAGGCCGAGACCGAGAAGGCAGGATAG
- the fusA gene encoding elongation factor G, with protein sequence MPRDVSLAKTRNIGIMAHIDAGKTTTTERLLFYTGKTHKIGEVHDGNTEMDWMEQEKERGITITSAATTCYWKEHRINVIDTPGHVDFTVEVERSLRVLDSAVGVFCAVGGVEPQSETVWRQATRYNIPRIIFVNKMDRVGSDFFDVFKQTRDKLKANSHPIQLPIGAEDKFEGVIDLVKMQEIVWTGEELGAKFEFRPIRETLKKEADEYREKLIEAIVDFDDVLMEKYLNSHSLSEEEIVTLIRKATLSARFFPMMCGTAFKNKGVQPLLDAVIAYLPSPIDIADVKGHTDDGKEETRPTADDAPFAGLAFKIMSDPYVGKLTFFRVYSGSLKAGSYVLNATKNVRERVSRLIQMHANKRQEISEVFAGDIAAAVGLKDTRTGHTLCVEDKPIILEAMNFPEPVISVAIEPKTKADVDKMSKALQSLSDEDPTFRVNLDEDTNQTIIRGMGELHLEIIVDRMFREFKVEANVGKPQVAYREAIRKTVEMEGKYIKQTGGRGQYGHVFLRVGPNESNKGFEFENEVVGGKIPREYIPAVEKGCREAMDNGVLAGYPLLDVKVAVFEGSYHDVDSNEMAFKIAASMAFKDACRKADPFILEPMMAVEVVTPEEYMGDIIGDLASRRGQVHGFVDRAGAKAVTATVPLAEMFGYATSIRNLSQGRASYTMQFSHYFEVPRNVSEEIVAKASGKRAG encoded by the coding sequence ATGCCGCGTGATGTATCATTAGCAAAAACAAGGAATATCGGTATCATGGCGCATATCGACGCCGGTAAAACGACGACGACCGAGCGCCTTCTGTTCTATACCGGGAAGACACATAAGATCGGCGAGGTCCATGACGGCAATACCGAGATGGACTGGATGGAACAGGAAAAAGAGCGCGGCATCACCATTACCTCCGCTGCAACGACATGTTATTGGAAAGAGCACCGTATTAACGTCATCGATACACCGGGGCACGTCGATTTCACCGTCGAAGTGGAACGATCGCTCCGCGTGCTCGACTCTGCGGTCGGTGTGTTCTGCGCCGTCGGCGGCGTTGAGCCCCAGTCCGAAACGGTGTGGCGTCAGGCGACGCGTTATAACATCCCGCGCATCATCTTCGTCAATAAGATGGACCGCGTCGGCTCCGATTTTTTCGATGTGTTCAAGCAGACGCGCGATAAGCTCAAAGCGAATTCGCACCCCATACAGCTCCCCATCGGCGCCGAGGACAAATTCGAAGGCGTCATCGATCTTGTGAAAATGCAGGAGATCGTTTGGACGGGTGAAGAGCTCGGCGCGAAATTCGAATTCCGCCCCATTCGCGAAACGCTCAAGAAAGAGGCCGATGAATATCGCGAGAAGCTCATTGAAGCGATAGTCGATTTCGATGATGTGCTCATGGAAAAGTATCTTAACTCCCATTCCCTCTCAGAAGAGGAGATCGTTACGCTTATCCGCAAGGCAACGCTTTCGGCGCGCTTCTTCCCCATGATGTGCGGTACCGCGTTCAAGAACAAGGGCGTACAGCCCCTGCTCGACGCTGTCATCGCATATCTCCCGTCGCCGATCGACATCGCCGACGTTAAGGGGCACACCGATGACGGAAAAGAAGAGACGCGCCCGACGGCCGATGATGCGCCGTTCGCAGGCCTCGCGTTCAAGATCATGTCCGATCCGTATGTCGGTAAGCTCACGTTCTTTCGCGTCTATTCCGGTTCATTGAAAGCCGGTTCCTATGTCCTCAATGCAACGAAGAACGTCCGTGAGCGTGTGTCGCGTCTCATACAGATGCATGCGAACAAGCGTCAGGAAATAAGCGAAGTGTTCGCCGGGGATATCGCCGCTGCGGTCGGACTGAAAGATACGCGCACGGGCCACACACTCTGTGTCGAAGACAAACCTATCATACTCGAAGCGATGAATTTTCCCGAGCCTGTCATCTCGGTCGCTATTGAACCGAAGACAAAGGCCGATGTGGACAAAATGTCCAAGGCGCTGCAAAGTCTTTCGGATGAAGATCCTACATTCCGCGTGAACTTGGACGAAGATACCAATCAGACCATTATTCGCGGGATGGGCGAGCTTCATCTTGAGATCATCGTCGACCGTATGTTCCGCGAATTCAAGGTCGAGGCGAATGTCGGTAAGCCGCAGGTCGCCTATCGCGAAGCGATACGCAAGACCGTTGAAATGGAAGGAAAGTATATCAAGCAGACAGGCGGCCGCGGTCAATACGGTCACGTATTTCTCCGTGTCGGCCCGAACGAATCGAACAAGGGCTTTGAATTCGAGAACGAGGTCGTCGGCGGGAAGATACCGCGTGAATATATACCGGCCGTCGAAAAAGGCTGCCGCGAGGCGATGGATAATGGCGTACTCGCCGGCTATCCGCTCCTTGACGTGAAGGTGGCGGTGTTCGAAGGATCGTATCACGATGTCGACTCGAATGAGATGGCGTTTAAGATCGCCGCGTCAATGGCGTTCAAGGACGCCTGTCGCAAGGCGGATCCTTTTATTCTCGAACCGATGATGGCGGTGGAAGTGGTCACGCCGGAAGAATATATGGGTGATATCATCGGTGACCTTGCATCACGGCGCGGGCAGGTGCATGGTTTCGTCGATCGCGCCGGGGCGAAAGCGGTGACTGCGACCGTTCCGCTCGCGGAGATGTTCGGCTATGCGACGTCCATACGGAATTTGTCGCAGGGCCGCGCAAGCTACACGATGCAGTTCTCTCATTACTTTGAGGTGCCGCGAAACGTATCCGAGGAGATCGTCGCCAAGGCTTCAGGGAAGAGGGCCGGGTAA
- the rplB gene encoding 50S ribosomal protein L2, translating into MGIKSFRPLTPTLRYRTVTGFDEITSDTPCKKLTRGKKRISGRSSLGRIAVRRRGGGHKKLFREIDFKRDKRNVDAKVVSVEYDPNRTARIALLHYPDGDKRYILWPEGLKAGDRVMSGENAKIAVGNALPLSKIPLGTIIHNIEIHPGQGAQLVRAAGGGAQITAKEGEYCIVRLRSGEERKVLVRCYATVGQLGNADHFNVTIGKAGRMRWLGRRPKVRGVVMNPVDHPHGGGEGKSGQGNPHPVSPWGKLTKGFKTRKKRKYSNRLIVKRGGK; encoded by the coding sequence GTGGGCATAAAAAGTTTCAGACCACTCACCCCGACGCTCCGCTACCGGACGGTAACGGGATTCGATGAGATAACGTCGGACACGCCGTGTAAAAAACTCACGCGCGGCAAGAAACGCATCTCGGGACGCAGTTCCCTCGGACGCATCGCGGTACGGCGGCGCGGCGGCGGACACAAGAAACTGTTCCGCGAGATCGATTTCAAGCGCGATAAACGCAATGTCGATGCCAAGGTGGTGAGCGTTGAGTACGATCCCAATCGTACGGCACGCATTGCGCTCCTGCATTATCCCGATGGCGACAAGCGCTATATTCTCTGGCCCGAAGGCCTTAAGGCCGGTGACCGTGTGATGTCGGGAGAGAATGCGAAGATAGCGGTGGGCAATGCGCTCCCGTTGTCGAAGATACCCCTCGGTACCATCATCCACAATATAGAGATACATCCCGGTCAGGGCGCGCAGCTGGTGCGTGCGGCAGGCGGCGGCGCTCAGATAACCGCGAAAGAAGGCGAGTATTGCATCGTACGGCTTCGTTCAGGCGAAGAGCGCAAGGTGCTTGTTCGCTGCTATGCGACGGTCGGGCAGCTCGGTAATGCAGACCACTTTAACGTCACGATAGGCAAGGCAGGCCGTATGCGCTGGCTCGGCAGAAGGCCGAAGGTGCGCGGCGTCGTCATGAACCCCGTCGACCATCCGCATGGAGGCGGCGAGGGGAAATCCGGCCAGGGCAATCCGCATCCGGTCTCTCCCTGGGGCAAGCTTACCAAAGGTTTTAAGACGCGTAAGAAAAGAAAATATTCGAATAGACTCATCGTCAAACGCGGAGGCAAATAA
- the rplD gene encoding 50S ribosomal protein L4, translating into MQLTVINEQGSKASTIDVADSLVKTEVNKNALYEAIKNELANRRHGTSKTKSRDEVSGGGRKPFRQKGTGRARAGSTRSPVWVGGGHVHAIRPRDYHYTLPKQIKRLALLSVFSLKHGENNLTVVEDLAIDKPQTKRMATFIKKVRKEGSKSVAFIAGKTGDDKIYRNLLLSVRNIGKLELLNADALAIHPLFYADEIIVTKSAMTKLSDRVKSIAKAG; encoded by the coding sequence ATGCAGCTTACGGTAATAAATGAACAAGGATCGAAAGCGTCGACCATCGACGTCGCGGATTCGCTCGTAAAGACCGAAGTGAACAAGAACGCGCTCTATGAAGCGATAAAGAACGAACTGGCCAATCGCCGTCACGGGACGAGCAAGACGAAGTCCCGCGATGAGGTTTCCGGCGGCGGGCGCAAGCCGTTCCGTCAGAAAGGCACGGGCCGTGCACGCGCCGGTTCGACACGTTCACCGGTATGGGTGGGCGGCGGGCATGTTCACGCGATACGCCCGCGCGACTATCACTATACGCTCCCGAAACAGATCAAGCGCTTGGCGCTCCTTTCAGTATTCTCGCTCAAACATGGCGAGAATAATCTCACCGTCGTTGAGGACCTTGCTATTGATAAGCCGCAGACGAAGCGGATGGCGACGTTCATCAAGAAGGTGAGGAAGGAAGGCTCGAAATCGGTGGCCTTCATCGCGGGGAAGACCGGTGATGATAAGATATATCGGAACCTGCTCCTTTCGGTGCGCAATATCGGAAAGCTTGAGCTTTTGAACGCCGACGCGCTGGCGATACATCCGCTTTTCTACGCCGATGAGATAATCGTCACGAAGTCGGCGATGACAAAATTGAGCGATCGTGTGAAAAGTATCGCGAAGGCCGGGTAA
- the rpsJ gene encoding 30S ribosomal protein S10: MNAQRIRVKLKSFDVELIDQSAQSITVNVKKTGARVSGPIPLPTSIRRVTVLRSPHVNIRSREQFEMRIHKRLIDIFNVTSQTMESLKRLELPAGVDVEVKQ, encoded by the coding sequence ATGAACGCACAACGCATACGAGTAAAACTGAAGTCGTTCGACGTCGAGCTCATCGATCAGTCGGCGCAATCGATCACGGTGAACGTGAAGAAGACCGGTGCGCGCGTGTCGGGGCCGATACCCCTTCCCACGAGCATACGGCGCGTTACCGTACTGCGCTCCCCGCACGTGAACATCAGGTCGCGGGAGCAGTTCGAGATGCGCATTCACAAGAGGCTGATCGATATCTTCAACGTTACATCGCAGACGATGGAATCGCTGAAGCGGCTGGAATTACCGGCCGGTGTCGATGTTGAAGTGAAGCAGTAA
- the tuf gene encoding elongation factor Tu, whose protein sequence is MAKEKFNRKKPHVNVGTIGHVDHGKTTLTASITAVSAALYGTTYIPYDQVAKASEKQGRRDATKILTIASSHVEYESAKRHYAHVDCPGHQDYVKNMITGAAQMDGAILVLSAEDGVMPQTREHILLAKQVGVPYIVVFMNKCDKAEKDLLEIVESEVRDELTKNGYPGDKAPVIQGSALLALQAAAAGKKDDPAMKPIIDLLEALDSYVPDPVRESDKPFLMSIEDVYSIQGRGTVVTGRVERGKVKVNDEVEIVGLRDTKKTVCTGIEMFRKSLDEGIAGDNLGALLRGIERTDVERGQVLAKPGTVTPHKKFEATVYVLKKEEGGRHTAFISGYRPQMYFRTTDVTGVITLPASTQMVMPGDQINSLSIELNAPIAMEDKQTFAIREGGRTVGRGVVTKVVE, encoded by the coding sequence ATGGCCAAGGAAAAGTTCAATCGAAAAAAACCGCATGTGAACGTGGGTACTATCGGCCACGTTGACCACGGCAAAACGACGCTTACCGCGTCGATCACCGCTGTATCCGCAGCGCTGTACGGCACGACGTACATCCCGTACGATCAAGTCGCCAAGGCGTCGGAGAAACAGGGTCGCCGTGACGCGACGAAGATCCTTACGATCGCGTCGTCGCACGTCGAATATGAATCCGCCAAGCGGCACTACGCGCACGTCGACTGCCCGGGACACCAGGACTACGTGAAGAACATGATCACCGGTGCGGCGCAGATGGACGGAGCTATCCTCGTGCTTTCAGCGGAAGACGGTGTCATGCCGCAGACGCGCGAACACATACTCCTTGCCAAGCAGGTCGGTGTTCCGTATATCGTTGTCTTCATGAATAAGTGCGACAAGGCTGAGAAGGATCTCCTTGAGATCGTCGAATCCGAAGTTCGCGATGAATTGACCAAGAACGGATACCCCGGCGATAAGGCCCCGGTCATCCAGGGCTCGGCTCTTTTGGCGCTGCAGGCAGCAGCCGCAGGCAAGAAAGACGATCCGGCCATGAAGCCGATCATCGATCTTCTCGAGGCGCTTGATTCGTATGTTCCGGACCCTGTCCGCGAAAGCGATAAGCCGTTCCTCATGAGTATTGAAGATGTGTACTCCATCCAGGGCCGCGGTACGGTCGTTACCGGCCGTGTTGAGCGGGGCAAAGTCAAGGTCAATGACGAAGTCGAGATCGTGGGTCTCCGCGATACGAAGAAAACGGTTTGCACGGGCATTGAGATGTTCCGCAAATCGCTCGATGAAGGCATTGCCGGCGACAATCTCGGCGCGCTCCTTCGCGGCATTGAACGCACGGATGTCGAGCGCGGACAGGTGCTCGCCAAGCCGGGTACGGTCACTCCGCATAAGAAGTTCGAAGCGACGGTGTATGTTCTCAAGAAAGAAGAAGGCGGTCGTCATACGGCGTTCATCTCGGGTTATCGCCCGCAGATGTACTTCCGCACCACCGACGTGACCGGCGTCATAACGCTGCCGGCAAGCACGCAGATGGTCATGCCGGGCGATCAGATCAACAGTCTTTCGATAGAACTGAACGCGCCGATCGCCATGGAAGACAAGCAGACGTTCGCCATACGCGAAGGCGGCCGCACGGTCGGACGCGGCGTCGTGACGAAGGTCGTAGAGTAA
- a CDS encoding uL22 family ribosomal protein translates to MDFKVYVRHVRIGRNKIARLLPFVKGQYVQRALANLRTLPQKSSHTLSKAIKSGMANALFTNRNLNPDTLWVKEARVDMGTRLKRSQPMPRGSAGSITKMYSHVSLTLTSDLKPEKIRKKKGMGIIAAPVKEAAASAKPTSPEKTAVPVKQAAPKTAKKE, encoded by the coding sequence ATGGATTTCAAAGTATACGTTCGTCACGTCCGTATAGGACGGAATAAAATAGCGCGTCTTCTGCCGTTCGTGAAAGGTCAGTATGTGCAGCGTGCGCTTGCGAATCTCCGGACATTGCCGCAGAAAAGCTCGCACACCTTGTCAAAGGCGATAAAGAGCGGCATGGCGAATGCTCTTTTCACGAACCGCAATCTCAACCCCGATACGCTTTGGGTAAAAGAGGCTCGAGTCGATATGGGTACGCGCCTCAAACGTTCGCAGCCCATGCCGCGCGGGAGCGCCGGTTCGATAACGAAGATGTATTCGCACGTTTCGCTCACGCTGACGAGCGATCTGAAGCCGGAAAAGATCCGGAAGAAAAAAGGCATGGGTATCATCGCGGCACCGGTGAAAGAAGCGGCAGCATCTGCTAAGCCGACATCGCCGGAAAAAACGGCGGTGCCGGTAAAACAGGCCGCGCCGAAAACGGCGAAAAAGGAGTGA
- the rpsG gene encoding 30S ribosomal protein S7, with product MGRRHRAKTRKIAPDARYNNEVVSRFIGRLMVSGKRHVAEHIVYGAIEGAEKKTGGKGIDIFTKAVESVKPLLEVKSRRVGGATYQVPVEVRPSRQLALSMRWIIESARTRNGRSMADKLMNEIMDASNGTGGAMRKRDDMHKMAEGNKAFAHYRW from the coding sequence ATGGGACGCAGACATAGAGCAAAAACGAGAAAGATAGCGCCGGATGCGCGTTATAACAATGAGGTCGTGAGCCGATTCATCGGGCGCCTTATGGTGAGCGGCAAACGCCATGTCGCCGAGCACATCGTCTACGGTGCCATCGAGGGTGCTGAAAAGAAGACCGGCGGCAAAGGGATAGATATTTTCACCAAGGCCGTCGAAAGCGTGAAACCGCTTCTCGAGGTAAAGTCGCGCCGCGTGGGCGGGGCAACCTATCAGGTCCCCGTTGAAGTGCGCCCCTCGCGTCAGCTTGCCCTTTCCATGCGCTGGATCATCGAGAGCGCGCGTACGCGCAACGGACGATCGATGGCCGATAAACTCATGAACGAGATCATGGACGCGTCCAACGGCACCGGCGGTGCCATGCGTAAACGTGATGACATGCACAAGATGGCCGAGGGCAATAAAGCCTTCGCGCACTACCGCTGGTAG